Genomic window (Neurospora crassa OR74A linkage group VI, whole genome shotgun sequence):
GACAATCAACAACGTCCGTCAGGCCGGAATCCACGTCTGCTCGGGTGGcatcctcggcctcggtgaAGATGACACGGACCGTGTGAGCTTCCTATACACCGTTGCAACGATGGAAAGCCACCCGGAGAGCTTCCCGATCAACGCTCTCGTCCCCATCAAGGGAACCCCACTTGGAGACGCCAGCGCCGCAAAATCGGAAACCGGGGAGCCGGAATCGACCGTAACCTTCCACGATACCGTCCGGATGGTGGCCACTGCACGGCTTGTTCTGCCAGGCTCGGTGATTCGGCTTGCGGCAGGGAGAATCAATCTGACAGAGTCCGAGCAGGCTCTTTGCTTTATGGCTGGAGCAAATGCAATCTTTACAGGAGAAAAGATGCTGACTACACCGTGCAGTGGATGGGACGAGGACAAGGCCATGTTTGACCGGTGGGGTCTCCGGCCGATGCTTCCAGACGAGCTGCATGGATCAGAGAAGAGGCAGCATGCTGGCACCGAAGTCGGCCTTCAGCAGGAGCGTGCTGATGCTGTGAGAATGGCGTCTTCGTCTGCCTAAGCAGCCGAGCCGGCCAGGCTGATTTTGGTGCCCGCAGGCATGTGCAGAACCCTTATCAGCCGCTTGCGAGGGTTTGTGATGAGCAGTATACCAGACCGACGTCGGAGGACTGTGCTGGTGATCTTCGGGAAACCTTTGCTAGAGGTCGGCGGGGGGTATAATCTCGGCTATGTATGACGGGATTGAAGTTGCACTGGTCCTGGggcagggggggggggttgctGGAGGAGAGCGAGTGACTAAAGAGGACCCTTCACTATAAACCGTAGTAGTTTCAAGCGGACTTGATTAGATATATCTCGTCTTTCTCGTCTTTTATTTTGTGCGGATTGATTTCGGAAATGAGTTTTACGTTTGCTTGACATACACTAATCTGTGGTATTCCGATagatatgtagaggtacctgacGACTTTGTACGACTGCTCGCAACTGCTGAGTGAGCTGTAGGACGGGATATAGGGTGCGGTCGGTGATGCTGATGGTACTTACCTTTTGGCTCTTAAGGCATCGTAATGGGGGTTGTGTTTAAAGTGGAAGGAGCTCCCCACGAGGGCATCTCTTCTTGCAAGGAAAGCACTTTACTTAGCTCCTCCCGCTAATCTTTTTCGCTTCCCCTCTTCGTCCGCTGCTCTTTCGAATTCCTCTTGTTCAATCTGTCTTGAACACTGCACACTTACACTTTCCACTGAACCATCTCTCATTCTCGCTTCGAACCGTCCGACCTCGTGACTATGTGCTGATTGGGTCGCCCTGAATTGGTTAATCTGACAAATTTCTGACCGACAACGGCCAACATCGACTTAAGGGCTCTTCCCAACTCTCAGCACCTTAAAGCAGTACCTATTGCAACCTACTTGGATAGTATGCGAGATTCAAGCCTATCACATTTGCGTGAAAGGAATACGGCGAGATGTTAAGATTTTCTTGGGGTATGGCATCTATCCAACCCGCCTTGCCTTATTGACGTCCCGCATATTTTTGGAGGATAACAAATTTACCGTATTGAAATCCTGATATCCTGGCACAACTGTGATAAAGGAACCTTGCTCCATCCTTCGTCTTCACACGTCTTGATTTGGTATCTACAAACACTTCTCTATATGCGTTGCGTGGTCTGAACCAAGCGGTCATTACAACCATGATATTCCTACAATATCTTATCTTCACATTgcaacttcttccttttgaCTCGGATAATGTCAAACGCCCACACATAATTCACCCAAGAGGGACAGCCCTTGGATGTATAGGTTCTGCCCCTTCCCCCACGCGTCATACATCGTTCTCTTTCCCTTGCTTATAGCTTAGTAATCTTCCTCGCCCGACCCAGACACAATGACATTGTTGATCTTGAGAATCATTCTGCAGAGCTGCGTCGCAAGCATgagctgctgcttcttgccGATGAGGGGGTCAATGACGAAAGCCTCCTTCATGTTGTTCGAGCCACGGCCCATGCAGTCAACACCAAGACGGCCGCGACCAGCAGGATCCTTGACCTGTTGGCTCTTGACCTCGGCCAGGGTAGCGATGGGGTTAAGACCGCTGTTCTCGGCCAGGGTCATGGGGATAGTGTCGAGAGCGTCGGCGAAGGCACGCATGGCGTACTGCTCCAAGCCAGGGGACTTGACAGCAGCGTCCTCAACGGCCAAGCTGCAGGCAATCTCGGCCGAACCACCACCGTAGACAACACGGTTGTCACGAACAAGGTTGCGCACGACGCAAAGAGCGTCGTGAAGAGAACGCTTAGCCTCATCAATGATCTGGGTGAAAAAAGTCAGTCAAGACCTTACTGATGCAACAGAACTCCATCGCTTACCATCTTGTTGCTACCCCTGACAAAGACAGTCACGGCCCTGGTGTTGGCGCACTCCTCGATCACAAGCATCTTCTCCCTTGTCGTACCGAATGTCATCTCGCGAACAACACCAGCCCTACCGAGCTTCTCGGGCTTGAGATCCTCGAAGCGAGGAACAATGCGACCGTTTGTGGCAATCGCAATCAGCTCAATCTCGGGACCACCGACCCATCGGACAGCAGGAAGGTTGTTCTGAAGGAGCAAGTGGTTCGCCTCGTCGTCGAAACCCCACTGGCAGATGGCCAGATTGGCACCAGTGTTCTTTATTTGCTGAATCATCTCGATAAACTTCTCGCGCTCGTACGTCTGCAGCTTCTTGAACTCCTCAACGCTGGTGATGTCGAGTCTGTGCTTagtcttgggcttgggaggCTCGAAGGCGCATGTGAGAATGGCAATCTTGGCGTCCCTAACCTCGGAAGGCATCTGGGGATGCGAGAAGTCCTTGTCGATAATGACACCCTTGACGAGGATAGTGTCTTCGAGAGCACCTCCAACCTTGCCGTCCACCTTGATGAGCTCGAAATCGACATCCTTGCGCTCCAGATCGGCGACGGAGAGGACCGCATCGACGGCAATGTTGGCGAACTGGTCGTGGGCCTTGGAGACGATCTTGCTGCCCAAACTTGTCCTCGCGACCTTGACCAGGTTTGCGGTTTCCTCCTTGCTGAACTCGATAACATCGGAAATTCTGTCAAGCTCGGCCACAGCAATGTCGCAAGCTTGGTCATAACCGTCGGCGATTCTGATGGGGTGGATGCCCTTGTCAATAAGCTCTGCCGCCTGCTCGAGCAGCGCGCCAGCAAGCACAACAACACCTGTGGTGCCATCACCAATCTCGTCATCCTGGGACTTGGAGAGCTCGACTAGCAGCTTGGCAACGTGATTTGTGATCTCCATTTGTTGTAGAATGGTCGCGCCATCGTTGGTCACTGTGATATCGCCGTCGGGCGAGATGAGGATCTTGTCGAGGCCACGAGGTCCCAGGGAAGTCTTAACAATGTTTGCGACGGTTCTGGCGGCGAGAATGTGGTTCTTGACGGCTTCGTTTCCGTattgcctcttcttctttccttgaCTGCAGTAGGAATTGTCGTGTTAGAGTGGACCGTAGGACCAAGGCTCGGAATATCGGCGGAAAGGGGGACTAACTCTCTGACAACGATGAGAGGGCGGCCCTGCTCatccttcatcatcaccgctgTTTCGGGGAGGCGTTAGCATTTTCAGCCGGCGTGGGATCGGGATGGTTGACGGAGAAACCAAAAGAGTCGCGGCATACCGTTCGACAAATCCAAATCTGCACATCTCAAAGTTAGTTACGCTGTCGCGGTCCGGTGGACAGTGCGGTCTGGAAGGTATTCAGGGAAGTGGGGAGGGGTGGTtaaaggggggggagggggaaggaggggcTCAGAGAACATACTCAACGCCATCTTGGGCAATATTACGACTGCGGTCGGTAGTGTGCAGTCACTATTATTGTTTGATTATGTGGTCGACCTCGTAGAGCTTCGGCACGATAGTCGGGGCGGTTGCAGGTATGGTGAAGAGGGTTGGGTTTggggatgatggtggtgttgttgttgaacaCTGGTGGAATGGGCGTCCGGTCAGACAGGAGCTCTTTGCGACCTCCGCTGCTGGCGGGCACCTCCAGCTTTCCCTACGCCAATCTCAAAAAATTGAACCCAGCTTCCACGAAACCGCCCCGCCAGCAGGAAGGCGGTCAGCTCCACCGGCGTGTGCTCTGCTCTGGGCTGCTGTGCTTTGAAAGCTGCCCGGCAATTGACGGGGAGAGGCCAGCTGGCAAGGGTCCGATGGCATGTACCTACTTGGGAGAACTTCTGGCATAAGCGGATATGACCAGATATGGTCATCTGCTTGACGCACATTAAACGCCTAGGCTTTTGCTCTCACTCACCGCTTTCGACCAGGCAGCTTCTGTGACGCTGCTTTGGTGGGGTCAACCGGCACGATCCAAGGTCGTGGCGGGGCAGCACCTTGGTTGCTCCGTCGCACGGCCGCCTGGAGCTTCCCGCTGCAGGAACTTTGTCTTTTATGTCATTCATTCAAGAGATGCTTCACAGCCTGAGAATTGTTACACTGAACAACCGAACCGCATAGAGCAGATCAAACCCCAAAATACACATCAAGTGCATTCATTTCAATATCTTGACTCGTTCCACCACACCTTCAACTTTCATTtccgtcatcgtcgccgtATCGCAGCGAGCGCAGGCATCTGGGGTCGGAATCAGGGTTGCCTCAGCCTTAAAAGAGCGTCACGTCCGTCTCGTTCTTCAAGCATTCACCATCACTCTTTTTCAGGATCCAGCAAACACATATCGATAACAACTCATTGTCATGGCACGCCATCAAAACATCCGAAACCTCGACTACGAGGCAGAACTTGAGGAGTACGGAGCGTTctccgacgaggaagaggaggagctcaGCCCAGAAGACCAGGTCCGCATGAGGGAAGGCACAGCTCAGGTACTGGAAGCACTTGGAGTTGAGGCACACAAAGTCCCAAAGACGCAGATAGAAGAGTCGCTGTGGCACTACTACTGGGATGTTGACAAGACCATCACCTACCTCATTTCCAAGTACATCGACCCGCCCAAGAAACCTGCCAAGACTGCTCCTCCAAAGACAGCGCCAAAGCAAGATGGTAAGTCCAGACCCTTACATCATCATTCCTTTCCTTGTGAACAGCGAGTCAAGTGCCGCTGCCAACGGACGCAAGGCACCTGCATC
Coding sequences:
- a CDS encoding T-complex protein 1 subunit epsilon, yielding MALNLDLSNAVMMKDEQGRPLIVVRDQGKKKRQYGNEAVKNHILAARTVANIVKTSLGPRGLDKILISPDGDITVTNDGATILQQMEITNHVAKLLVELSKSQDDEIGDGTTGVVVLAGALLEQAAELIDKGIHPIRIADGYDQACDIAVAELDRISDVIEFSKEETANLVKVARTSLGSKIVSKAHDQFANIAVDAVLSVADLERKDVDFELIKVDGKVGGALEDTILVKGVIIDKDFSHPQMPSEVRDAKIAILTCAFEPPKPKTKHRLDITSVEEFKKLQTYEREKFIEMIQQIKNTGANLAICQWGFDDEANHLLLQNNLPAVRWVGGPEIELIAIATNGRIVPRFEDLKPEKLGRAGVVREMTFGTTREKMLVIEECANTRAVTVFVRGSNKMIIDEAKRSLHDALCVVRNLVRDNRVVYGGGSAEIACSLAVEDAAVKSPGLEQYAMRAFADALDTIPMTLAENSGLNPIATLAEVKSQQVKDPAGRGRLGVDCMGRGSNNMKEAFVIDPLIGKKQQLMLATQLCRMILKINNVIVSGSGEEDY